One Arcobacter sp. FWKO B genomic window, AATAAAACACTTGGGACCAAATATAAAGATATCATATTGGGAAGGGGTGGATCAGCAGATATGAATGATTTGTACTTTGAATTTGCCAACAGAAAGCCAAAAGTTGATTCTTTGTTAAAAATTGATGGAATTATTAGCTAAAATCAATAATTTTTGTGATATAATTATTCTCAAAAATCAAACTAGTATAATACATAAAGAGGTATAAAAATGCAACATTCAACACAAGTGTTATCAGAAGCTTTAAATAAACTAATAAATGCATATGAAGATTTACAATTACAAAACAAAAAACTAAACGATAAAATCAATGAACTTGAAGAAGAAAATGCTTTAATGCAAGAGACAATAGACAACTTAAGCTCTACAACAGATAAGCAAAGTCAAGATATAAGCTCAATGTTAGGTAAAATTGAGTCTTTACTAAGCGTAGGGGATAACATATTTTCAAATGATAAACAAAGTAGTAATACACAAGTTACATCTTCTACAGATGATCAGACAGAAGAAGAAATTTCTCAACTACTATTAGAAGAGAATAATGAAGTTTCTGGTGATTCTGATGAAGAAATAAGTACAGCTAAAATTGACCTACAAAGGATGGAATCGCTTCTTAGTGGTTTTGGAAACAGATAAGAACAATCGAAAGTAGTTGATTTGTTATCATTATTAGATACTGCAAACTTATATATCTCTTTTGGTGTATGTTATGGAGACTTTAAAAAATTATCCTCAACCATTGATGGGATGTCCCCATCTGTAGTTGAATATTTTTTGTCAAGTTTAATAATAAGTTACAACGAACATCAAGAGGATATAAATTTCAGTGAATACATAACAGTGGGTGATTATACAATTTATAATTCATATAGTGAAGAGTTGTATTTAAAAACAGTATTGTCAAATACAACGGATGATGAGAGATATGAAACTCCATCACTGTTTTAATACAAATTACTGTGAAAATCTATGTTTTCATAAATTAGAATATTAGGTTTAGGAAAATATAATATGAAGTATCCCATAGACTTCTTAGATTCATTTAATAAAAGTTTATTATTTTGGATGCAAAACTTTATCAAAATGAAACTATCAACACTTTCAAATCGTCAAGTAAGTGATACTGAGGCTTTTGCTCAAATATTGTATCGATTTAGAAAACCTATAGAAAAAATTGAAGAATTAAAAAGCCTTACAAAACAAGCAAGGCAATGTGGACTTATAGGTATCAATACCTATATTAATCCTCTTGAAAAGTTGTATTATGAATTATGTAAATCTGGTTTTGCTTCACTTGAAGAAATAGATGAAGAATACATAATAGATTTTTTGGCAATTCACACTTCAAATCTTGCAGATGCAACTAAAAAGAACTACAAAATGGCTGTTTTGTCTTTTTTTAAATATATTGACAAAAACAACAAAGATGATCATGGAAAATCTTTTGTTTATGGCTTTGAGCTTAAAAACTGGGCTGGTCTATCTGGGCAAAAAGGGAATAAGCTCCCTACTCATCTAAATGACGAGGAAATAAAAAAATTTTTAGAAGCATTAGAAATTACTGAATTTAAAAATTATTCAAGTGCAAAAAATAGACTACTAATCAAAACAATTCTATATAGCGGTATGAGAGTTAGTGAAGCGTTAGGGTTGAAATATAAAGATATTACACTTGAAAATGGTTATTATCTATTTAGAATTTTAGGTAAGGGAAATAAGTACCGCCTAGCAATGATACAAGAAAATCACATCAAAAAAGATTTGCAAATGTGGCTTGAATATAGACCAATTGATTGTGAACTCCTTTTTTGTAGTAGAACTGCCCAAAAACTATCACAACCATATGTATCATATATAATGGAAAAAATACTGAGTGTTGCTGGATTAAGAAAAGAAAAAAACGGTGCACATATGCTAAGACACAGCTTTGGAACAAAATTATATAATCAAAGCCATGACCTTATATTAGTACAAGAAGCCTTAGGACACAGTGACATTAATACATCTAGAATATATACACATTTCGATAAAGAAAGATTAAAAAAAGCTGCAAATATTTTTGATGAAGATAGTTCTAACTAAACTATCTTCTTTTATTGCTTGCAAATTCTATAATATACCTTGATATATCGTTTAAGTGGCATATATCTTTAACTGCTCCTGCTTCTATAGCTTTAGCTGGCATACCAAAAACAATACAACTCTCTTCATTTTGTGCAACAGTATAGGCGCCATTATCGTATAGTTCTTTCATACCTATACTTCCATCATCACCCATACCAGTCATCATTATAGCCATAGCACTTCCACCAACACTATTATTTACACTTCTAAACATAATATCAACACTTGGTCTATGTCTACTAACTTTTACAGTATCAAGTAATACAATTTTATATGTATTATCTCTTTGTCTTTCAAGTGTGAGATGCTTATTACCAGGAGCAAGATATGCATGAGATTTTTCAAGTATCATCCCATCTTCAGCTTCATATACTGTAAGAACAGAACTTTGATTTAATCTTTGTGCAAAGGAACTAGAAAAACCATAAGGAATATGTTGTGTAATTACTATTGGTGGTAAACCTTCAACCAAACCAGAAAAAACTTTTAATAAAGATTCAACTCCACCTGTTGACGAACCAATAGCAATAACTCTAGGTCCACTAATAACTGCAGGGCGACTAGGTAAAACTTCATCTGGGTGAACTTTTCTTTCTACTTCAAATCCACCTTTTGAACCACTTAGTTTTTTACTAACCTCTGTTTTTGTCCCTTTAGGTTTTTTTAGTGTATATCTTTTAAGTAAGAATGTAAGATTTAGTAATGTATCTTTAACTCTTTCACCAAAAGAACTTATACTTTCACCACCTTCTGGTTTAGGTACAAAACCGACTGCACCATCATCAAAGATATCATTTCCTCTGACGCTTTCTCCAGATATTACGACTGCTGGCATAGGATGAAGCCTCATTAGATTTCTCAAAAAAGTCACTCCATCCATTTTAGGCATATTAATATCTATTGTTACTAAATCAGGCTCATATTCTTTTATTTTTTCTCTTGCATCATACGCATCCATTGCCGTTGCTACAACTTCGAACTCATCTATTTTATTAATAAGGTCAGTTAACAATCGCCTCATAGAAGGAGAGTCATCAATAACTAAAACTGTATACATCTTGTATTATAACTCCTATTTAAAATAGCTCTATTTCCATTTCTGGTTCAGCTTTATTAGGAGTATCAAATAAATCAACTCCACCAACATATTCTTTAATAACAGGAGCCTTAGAAATTTCTCTTTGAAGTTTAGCTTCTTCAGCTGAAATTTGTGCATCAGTTTCTGTTTTTTGAGTAACCTTAATAAAGGTCTCAAAGTTATCAGTAAGTAAAATTAACCTACCGTGCTCACCTCTTACATGCTCTGAAATTAATCTAAATCCCTCAGAGTGACAAAAATCTTTTGCAAACGATACATTTCTAAAGCCTATAGTGTCTTTTGAGTGCCCTAGTTTCATTACATCAGCACCGCCAGCAATCTTTGCAGTCATATTTTGTTTTCTACATCCAAGTTTATACATTTCATTGAGCATCGCCTCAACAGAATATAAACCATACTTCATATCATCATTAGAACTATTTGTATGTGGCAATAAAAAATGATTCATACCTTTGACTTTTGTTACACTATCATAAAACATAATAGCAACACATGAGCCAAGAAGTGTTTTAAATGCAATACCTTCCAAATCACTTCCAACAGCAAATTCACCACCAATCACAGTATGAGCCAAAAAACCTTTAACCCTTTGGTTAAATCTAGTATTTGAAGCTTTTTCTATACTACCATCTTTGTGGCCAATTATAATCAATCAATATCCTTATTTTTAACAAATATATTCTGCCCTACTCTTGTAACATAACTCATTAAATCTTGAGGACTCTCACTATGCCCTAAATACAAAGTACCGCCTATTTTAAGATGTTTAAATAACTTCTTTAAAATCTTATTTTGATCCACATCACTAAAATATATTAAAACATTCCTGCAAAAAATCACATCAAACTCATGTCTTTCAAAAGGATAACTTGGATCACTTAAATTTAAAACACCAAATGTAATCATTCTTTTCAAGTCATCTTTTACTTTGATAAGTATCTCTTCACTGACTAAGTTTTTTTGCACTCTTCTTTTAAAATATTTTTGTGGTTTAATCCAATCAGGAAATTCTTTTGAACTTTTAGAAAATCTATATACACCATCAGCCGCATATTGTAATACATTAGTATCTATATCAGTAGCAAGTATTGATGCACGAATTTTAACACCTAATATTTCAGATACTTCTGCAACAGTCATTGCCATTGAATACGGTTCTTCTCCAGTTGAACTGGCACTACAAAACATTTTTATTTCTTTTCCACTTTTAGCAAATTCAGGTAAAATCCTATCCCTTAAATCAGCAAAATGAAACTCTTCCCTAAAAAAATGAGTTTTATTTGTAGTAAAAGAATTAATAAATTCCGTTACAAACTTACCTTGTTCAATAGATGCTAATAACTCATCCAAATTACCATGGAATTTTGTATCCCTTTTTAACTTTTGGAGCCTATTAGCTATCATTATATCTTTGTTTTCATTAAGTGTTATCCCAGTTAATGAATACAAAATTTTTTTTACTTTATCATGTAGATGTATTGTATCTTGCATAATCATTTACCTAAAATAATATTTAAGATACTTTTTTCTTTTTGAACTCTAAATCATGTCTATCAATTTTCTTTTGTGCATCAATAATTCCAAGAATATCAAGAATAAGCCCTATACTACCATCACCTCTAACTGTTGCTGCACCAATTCCTTCAACACTTCTGAAGTTTTTATCAAGTGGCTTAACAACAACTTGATGTTGATGTAAAAATTCATCTATAAATAGTGCAACTTTTTGATTTCCTGCTTTTACAACTATAAGCATTCCATCTTCAAGGTTATGATACTTTGGTTCAACATCATTAAATAATTGATACAGCTTAACAACAGGAATAAACTCTTCTCTAAGCATTAATAAATCTTGTGTACCATCACCAATTTTTTTGATCATCTCTTTTGTTGGTTGAAGTGACTCTACTATAGCACTAAGCGGTAAAATAAACTTTTTATCACCAACTGCTATATCAAGACCATCCAAAATAGCAAGTGTTAATGGAAGAACTATAGTGATTACTGTACCAAAACCTAACTCAGTTTCAAGTCTAATAATACCACCAAGTTTATGGATATTTGTCTTAACAACATCCATTCCAACACCACGACCAGAAATATCAGTAATAGCATCAGCTGTACTAACCCCTGCTCCAAAAACCAACATTGCCTTATCATTTTCATTCATTTGTGCAAATTGATTTTCGTCTATTAAACCTTTTTCTAGTGCTTTTGCAGCAACTTTATTGCCATCAATACCTTTACCATCATCTTTTATAGTAATAATCATCTGACCATTAGCTTGTTCAGCACTTATACTAATAGTTCCAGTTTCATTTTTTCCAACTTTTAATCTATCCTCTGGCGTTTCAATACCATGATCTAATGAGTTTCTAATAATATGCATTAATGGATCTGTTAGACCTTCAATCATAGCTTTATCAATCTCAACAGCATCACCATAGTGCTTGAATTCTACTTTTTTATTTAATTTTTTAGAAATATCTCTTATAACTTTAGGAAATTTAGAATAAATAGATTCCATAGGAACCATTCTTATGCTCATAATAGAATCTTGCATCTCTCTAATATGTCTTTCAAGTAACTCTAATCTTTCAAGTACAGCTACTCTAGTTTTTGTTTCAGATATTGAAGTTGCAAACTGAGTTAACATAGCATTTGTTATAACAAGATCACCAACATTATTCATTAAAGTGTCAATTTTATCAAGATTTACACGGATATTATTTGTTGCACTTGCTAGTGAAGCAGATTTTTTATCATCTTCATCTTTTGGACCAGCATCAGCTTTTGAAGCTACAGGAGCTTGTTTTTTTATAGGAGCAGGAGTAACTGATTTTGGTTTTTCAATATTAGGTTCTGGTTTTTCATATGATAATTCTTTGTTATCAGGGCTAATTGCTGGCATTTCGTCAAAAAATCCAAAATTGTCGTTTTCTTCATAATTTTTTGTTGCTACAGTAGGTGCACTTTCTGATCTTGCTTGAAGTTCATCGCTATAAAAACCAAATGCTTGAGGATTTTGATATTCTTCTTTAAAAAAGCCATAAGCTTTATTGAATTTTGTTGGATCAATGCTATCATCAAAAAATCCTATTGAATCTTCTTCACTTTTATCCGCAAAAGAGTCAGAAATTTGCGTAGTACTTGTAGATTCAACTGATACTGTCTCACTAGGAGCTGATGATGGATGTGTTCCGCTTAAATATCCTTTGATTTCAGCTAATAAGTTATGTGTCATTGAATCAAGTTTATCTTGATCCATCTCCCCAGCAGCTTCTAAATGTAGTATCTCTTTCATAACATCCATACAATCTATTAATGTACTAGCCATTTCAGGAATAAACTCAATAACATGATTTCTAAGCTTATCCATCATGTTTTCAACTTCATGAGTAAATTTTGCAAAGTATACAAGCTCAACAGAAGCACCACTACCTTTTAATGTATGAACATCACGGAATAACTGACCCATTTGCTCATCAGTCAAGCTACCGTTGTTCTCAGCTTCAAGAAGAACATTATCAGCAGATTCAAATAACTCAACAGCTTCTTCTAGGAACATCTCTCTATACATCGAAATATCAAAACCAGCCATAATAAAACCTTTTTATTAATTTATGTTTAAACTTTGTTTATCTACTTAAAACAATATTTACTGCTTTAAGCAATTGATCAGGAACAAAAGGCTTAACAATCCAACCAGTAGCCCCCGCAGCTTTTCCTTTTGCTTTCATTTCATCACTTCTTTCAGTTGTCAAAACTAAAATAGGTTTAGAACTATACTGAGGAAGTTTTCTTAGCTCACCAATTAAAGTCAAACCATCCATATTTGGCATGTTTACATCTGTAATTATTAAATCAAAAAGAGCTGATTTGGCTTTTTCTAAACCATCTACCCCATCAACAGCTTCAACAACATCGCTATACCCACCTTCACTTAAGGCATAGCTTAACATATCCCTTAACATTGTTGAATCATCAACTATTAATAATTTTGCCATAAAATCCCCTTGAGTTTTTACTAATTAAAATATTATTTTTAAGTATGTTAGCATAAATAAACTTTAAAACATTATAAATTTGCTAAACTTAGTTCTATTCTATCTTTTTTTACGCTTAAAATCTTAATTTCTACCATATCTCCTACATTAAATAAGTCACTAACTTTATTTAATCTTTGATTAGACATCTTAGATATATGAAGTAATCCTTCTCCACCTTTTGGTAAAGATACAAATGCTCCAAAATCTACTATTCTTTCAATCTTAGCTTCAAATACTTCATCAAGCTTATATAATTTTTCAAAATCTAATGGCTGGTTAGATTTTTTTTGAGTATTATTTGTTATGTTAATAATATGATCTTTAGCTTTAAGTATTTGTTCTTTATTTTCACCACTAATTTTTACACTTCCACTATCTCTGTCTAAATCAATAGATACATTAAAGTTTTCTATTATTTCTTTAATTGTTTGTCCAGCTTTTCCAATAACAGCAAATATTTTAGA contains:
- a CDS encoding tyrosine-type recombinase/integrase, which produces MKYPIDFLDSFNKSLLFWMQNFIKMKLSTLSNRQVSDTEAFAQILYRFRKPIEKIEELKSLTKQARQCGLIGINTYINPLEKLYYELCKSGFASLEEIDEEYIIDFLAIHTSNLADATKKNYKMAVLSFFKYIDKNNKDDHGKSFVYGFELKNWAGLSGQKGNKLPTHLNDEEIKKFLEALEITEFKNYSSAKNRLLIKTILYSGMRVSEALGLKYKDITLENGYYLFRILGKGNKYRLAMIQENHIKKDLQMWLEYRPIDCELLFCSRTAQKLSQPYVSYIMEKILSVAGLRKEKNGAHMLRHSFGTKLYNQSHDLILVQEALGHSDINTSRIYTHFDKERLKKAANIFDEDSSN
- the cheB gene encoding chemotaxis-specific protein-glutamate methyltransferase CheB, which translates into the protein MYTVLVIDDSPSMRRLLTDLINKIDEFEVVATAMDAYDAREKIKEYEPDLVTIDINMPKMDGVTFLRNLMRLHPMPAVVISGESVRGNDIFDDGAVGFVPKPEGGESISSFGERVKDTLLNLTFLLKRYTLKKPKGTKTEVSKKLSGSKGGFEVERKVHPDEVLPSRPAVISGPRVIAIGSSTGGVESLLKVFSGLVEGLPPIVITQHIPYGFSSSFAQRLNQSSVLTVYEAEDGMILEKSHAYLAPGNKHLTLERQRDNTYKIVLLDTVKVSRHRPSVDIMFRSVNNSVGGSAMAIMMTGMGDDGSIGMKELYDNGAYTVAQNEESCIVFGMPAKAIEAGAVKDICHLNDISRYIIEFASNKRR
- a CDS encoding chemotaxis protein CheD, with the protein product MIIIGHKDGSIEKASNTRFNQRVKGFLAHTVIGGEFAVGSDLEGIAFKTLLGSCVAIMFYDSVTKVKGMNHFLLPHTNSSNDDMKYGLYSVEAMLNEMYKLGCRKQNMTAKIAGGADVMKLGHSKDTIGFRNVSFAKDFCHSEGFRLISEHVRGEHGRLILLTDNFETFIKVTQKTETDAQISAEEAKLQREISKAPVIKEYVGGVDLFDTPNKAEPEMEIELF
- a CDS encoding CheR family methyltransferase; this encodes MQDTIHLHDKVKKILYSLTGITLNENKDIMIANRLQKLKRDTKFHGNLDELLASIEQGKFVTEFINSFTTNKTHFFREEFHFADLRDRILPEFAKSGKEIKMFCSASSTGEEPYSMAMTVAEVSEILGVKIRASILATDIDTNVLQYAADGVYRFSKSSKEFPDWIKPQKYFKRRVQKNLVSEEILIKVKDDLKRMITFGVLNLSDPSYPFERHEFDVIFCRNVLIYFSDVDQNKILKKLFKHLKIGGTLYLGHSESPQDLMSYVTRVGQNIFVKNKDID
- a CDS encoding chemotaxis protein CheA; this translates as MAGFDISMYREMFLEEAVELFESADNVLLEAENNGSLTDEQMGQLFRDVHTLKGSGASVELVYFAKFTHEVENMMDKLRNHVIEFIPEMASTLIDCMDVMKEILHLEAAGEMDQDKLDSMTHNLLAEIKGYLSGTHPSSAPSETVSVESTSTTQISDSFADKSEEDSIGFFDDSIDPTKFNKAYGFFKEEYQNPQAFGFYSDELQARSESAPTVATKNYEENDNFGFFDEMPAISPDNKELSYEKPEPNIEKPKSVTPAPIKKQAPVASKADAGPKDEDDKKSASLASATNNIRVNLDKIDTLMNNVGDLVITNAMLTQFATSISETKTRVAVLERLELLERHIREMQDSIMSIRMVPMESIYSKFPKVIRDISKKLNKKVEFKHYGDAVEIDKAMIEGLTDPLMHIIRNSLDHGIETPEDRLKVGKNETGTISISAEQANGQMIITIKDDGKGIDGNKVAAKALEKGLIDENQFAQMNENDKAMLVFGAGVSTADAITDISGRGVGMDVVKTNIHKLGGIIRLETELGFGTVITIVLPLTLAILDGLDIAVGDKKFILPLSAIVESLQPTKEMIKKIGDGTQDLLMLREEFIPVVKLYQLFNDVEPKYHNLEDGMLIVVKAGNQKVALFIDEFLHQHQVVVKPLDKNFRSVEGIGAATVRGDGSIGLILDILGIIDAQKKIDRHDLEFKKKKVS
- a CDS encoding response regulator, whose protein sequence is MAKLLIVDDSTMLRDMLSYALSEGGYSDVVEAVDGVDGLEKAKSALFDLIITDVNMPNMDGLTLIGELRKLPQYSSKPILVLTTERSDEMKAKGKAAGATGWIVKPFVPDQLLKAVNIVLSR